The Sphingobacterium lactis sequence GCAGACCGCCCATGCAGCTTTCAGAAGGTGGAGGTCATCCACCAAACTTTCCGCATACGCTCCGAACCATAGACCGAATGATGAAGGCATGGCAATCTGTAGATGCGTATATCCGGGCATGAGAACCGATTTGTATGTGTTGCTCAGACTGATCAACTGCTCAAAGAGCAACTCTGTATTCTTGAAGATGCTCTCGATTTCCGACCGGAAATAAAGCTTCAGATCCACCAACACCTGATCATTGCGTGATCGGCCGGAGTGGATTTTCTTGCCCGCTTCCCCAATGCGCTCCGTCAGCATCATTTCCACTTGGGAATGCACATCTTCCACTGAATCCTCAATCTGGAAGGAATCCGATAGGATTTCCTGATAGATGTTCTTTAACTCCTGCTGAACGGCGCCCAAGTCGGCATCCGTCATCAAGCCAATGCTATTCAGCATGCGCGTATGCGCCAGTGATCCCAGCACATCCGCTCCGGCCAGCTGAAGGTCCATTTCACGATCCTGCCCAACGGTAAAAGTTTCCACAAAGGAATCCACATCAATATTTTTCTGCCAAATCTTCATCTTCAAAATTTTGTCGAACAAAAGTACCAATATCTAGGCAAAATTCAAGATTTCATTCAAACCCTTGCGACAATTCAAGAAAAAAGAAAAAAATATTGCTAAAAACTTATTTAATTACACCGAACAATTTCCCCATGATCGACAGTAATAATCAGGTAGACAAATTCCCGATTTTCGATAAATTATCAAGCGTTATCCGAAAGCGCCATAATGTTAAATAATTGTTAAGCTATTGCGTTTTAGCAGCAGATTCCCCTCTTATTTTCAGGCTATTTTCAAAGCTTATTTTAGCTATTTTTCTATCAAGAAATTGGCATCGATTTGGAAGAACAATCGGGTGCATCAAGGCACAAATCCATAAGTAATCACTTACTTTTTTTTAAAATTATACTTGTAGCAACGTAATTAAAGACCTATGTTTGTGATGTAAAGGGGAATGAAAAGAAATAAAAAGTGAGTTTATACTCACATTAATAACCACCCAAAGAAACTAAACATGATAGACCGGAATGTCTTAAAACTTTGAACGAATTATTCTATCCAATTATAAACTAATTTTGATTAAAGACTTGTCACCATGCCCACGACAAGTCTTTTTTTATGCCCAAAATTTAACATCTCGCCCTCCCCGTGGTGCGCAAATTATCCCATGAAATTTAATTTTTCCACCATCTTTTTCAGCAATTCTGGCACTTTTAACAAATTCGGCTTTTGGAAATACGTAACCAGCACCTTTTACGTGAAATTACGGAAAAACACTAACAAGCTGTTTTTCAGTTATATAAACAGTTTTTAGCCTAATATTTCACAAAATCATGCATAGACCTTGTCTGAGGTGAGAGCGTACTGAGAGCGTGGTGAGAGCGTGGTGAGAGCGTGTCTATAGGCACGTATCCACCACGGCTTCAACACGGTCGCACCACGCTCGGAACTCAGACAAGGTCTAGCTTTATGCCCTGCTATTTTTTCTCTACTTTCATGGAAGAAACTTTGTCGTTGAAAGTAGATAGATAAGTGGATGAGGCCGTTAGAACCAAGCTATTCCCGCTGAAATGATCACCATCATAGAGTGTGACTTTTACGTCGTGCCCAATTTTTATGGAGGAGATACTATTGTCTTCAATGCCTTTGTCCAACAAATCTGCTTTTGTGTATTCACCTATATCAAGTTGTCCCTTCACTCCTGCATACGATGCATTCGAATAGGTAAACACAACATTGCCAAAAGATGTCAATTCATCATTGACATACTGGAATCCAAAGTCGGTAGTGGTATTGGCCCCATTTTTCAATAGTAACTTTATTTTTAAATCATAAGGCGTATTGCCCTTATAGAACAGTTCCTTCAGATCAATAGCACCTGCCAATGTATTATTCGTTCCTGGATTAAACCGCCACGCTACAGCATTGTAATCTCTATTTACCCCCACACCTTCATTATTCACGTTCGGGTCCAAATACACCAAGATATCGCTCACTTCCTTGTCTGAGGTAAAGGAGCCTGAAATGTTCAGTCGCTGGTTGGCATTATCGATTTCAAACTTGGGATCCAACGTAAAGGTTGGGGATTCATATGCAAGTTCTGAGGAAGAAGTCGATTGGAAGACTTCGTTCACATTCAGGATTGCGGCATCTACCTCGGTTAGGAAAGTGGGCTTTCCTTTACTGAAGCTCACGTTCCCGCTACCCATCAGCGATGTACCCAACGTAGGTTCTTCCGATACGTATTTGGCGCGGTTATGTGGCAGGTTCAGGCCGTGCCCCAATTCATGCAACATGCCGCCCAGGTAATTTGAATTTGGATTCGGGATATGGTTCACCGACATGAAAGCATTATCCAAGGCAAAACAATATTTGCCGTACCCGTAAAAAGGCTGGCCCGTATCGCCGCTGGTTCTCTCCGGAAGTAGAATTAAGTAGTGCTTGTCCGACGAAAACAACTGCGGATTGGCGGTTCTGAACGACTCTATCTCTTTAATGATCTTATTAGCTGAAACCGAAGCCTCATAGGGATAATCAGCCTGTGTACCCGCACCCTTTATTTCAATAATATTAACCAGGCCAGTAGCTTCGTCTTTCGCCAACCCCATATACTTGTCGTATCCATAACGTTTCATCTCGTCATGCAACCAAGATTGGAAATGAACCATTAATTGCGAGAGGCGCGGTTTATAATCTGCTCGGGCAGGATTGTCCGTAGGGACGAACATAATAACATTGAGATTTTTTGGGTTACTGACAAATTTCAGATTCGCCAGCGAGGTGTCAATCGGGTTTTCCGGAACTACCGGTGCCTCCACATCCTTGGAACAGGAGAATAAGGAAATGCAAAGTACACATAGCCCAACGAGAGCAAGGGCCATCTTTTTCAATCCAACTATCATAATTTAATTTTTTAAATGAGGTAAAAAAATATCAAGTTTACAATCTGCTGTTCGGCCGAACACACCATACAAGTTGCAAAATTTTCCTGCGAATTAGAGAAAAAGCGCCTTACGCAAACGATTGAACAATTAACGAAAACGATTGCGGTTAAGGGCTAATCAAGACCAACATCAAGTTGATTATCAAACACTTTCACTTGCACTCCCCTCGCCTTCCGGATTTCTCCCAACTGTTCCTTATATTTGTAGTATTGGAAACGCAATACAGCTTTTCCGACAAAGAGATTATCGAAATGGGAACAGAAAGTAAAAGACAACAGAGATTTGCTGGAGTAATTCAACAGGATTTGGCGGAGATGTTTCAACGTGAGGGTGGTGCTTGGGCTCCAGGAGCTTTTATTACAGTGACCAGGGTGCGCGTAACGCCAGATTTAGCCATTGCAAGGGTCTACCTGAGCTTCTTGAACACCAAAACCGCGAAAGCTGACTTGGATAACATCAAGAGCAAATCCAATGAAATCCGCTATAAATTAGGTACGCGTATCAAGAACCAAGCCCGCATCGTTCCACAGTTGGAATTCTTTCTGGATGACACGAACGAATACGTGGAGCATATGGACAAGATCTTTGATGAAATCAGCAAAGAACCTAGGCAGCCCGAATAGGCGTACAGGCTATGATCTTTCAATTGGATGAAAACGAGTTAGTTTTCCCACACCCTTCCTTAGCCGATGAAGATGGGCTGTTGGCCGTAGGTGGCGACCTGCGGACCGAACGCCTACTGTTAGCTTATGAAAACGCTATTTTCCCCTGGTACAGCGAGGATACACCGATCCTATGGTACGCACCACACGATCGATTTGTCCTGTATCCACAGCGATTGAAGATCTCCAAGAGCATGCAACAGGTTTTGCGGTCCCGAAAATTCCGGGTAAGCTGCGATACGGCCTTTGATCGGGTCATCCAATACTGCGCTTCGGTGTCGCGTAAGGATCAGGATGGCACCTGGATCGTGGATGACATGCAGCAGGCTTACAGCAAGCTGCACCGCGAAGGGTTTGCGCACAGCATCGAGGTGTGGCAAGGCGAGGAACTCGTGGGAGGTCTCTATGGCGTTCAGGTCGGTAAGGTATTCTGTGGAGAGAGCATGTTTTCCCTCGTTTCCAATGCGTCCAAGGTCGCCTTGATTTTTCTGGCACAGCGGTTCGGTTTGGAACTTATCGATTGCCAGATCCCATCCGAGCACCTGGAGCGCATGGGCGCCGAAACAATAAGTCAAAAAGAGTACCTTCATATCCTAGAACAACAAGAAAACCAACCGTATGCATTTCAAGCCGCACTTTAATATCGCTGACGACATTACCTACCTGAATACGCCGGGAAATGGCCTGCTGCCAAAAGATTCCCTGAACTGGCGTCAGGAGTGGGAACAGGAATTTTTCGATTCCCGAACGGACTTGCGCGACAAACAGGTGGACTTCTTGGCCAACGTAAAAAAAACGGTCGCATCCTTCTTTACTTCCCATGTGGAGAACACGTACCTCCTACCGAATTTTTCCTTCGGATACAGTACGCTGATCGACCTGTTGCCACGCGATTTCAGGTATGTCGTACTGGCAGATGAATATCCATCCCTGCAGTATCCCATCATCAGCCGGGGACTCGAGCATATCACCGTACCTGTCACTGTGGATGTGGAAGAAAAGCTGGAAGCAGAGATTCAACGCTCGCATCCGGATGTGTTGATCTTGAGCCTTGTGCAGTACATCTCCGGATTGAAGATCAACCTGGATTTCTTCAAGCGTATCAAACAAGCCTATCCGGATCTGGTGATCATAGCCGATGGCACCCAATTTTTAGGAACCGAACCTTTCAATTTCCAAGAATCGGGAATCGATGCCTTGGGTGGATCAGGATACAAATGGCTGCTTTCAGGCTTTGGAAACGGATTTATGCTATTGAGCGAAAAACTGCGTTCCCTATTGGAGGACCTGCTCATTGGCCGACCAAAACCGACGGTAGCCATGTGGCAACATAAATCTGTTCTGGATACTTTTTTCGAACCGGGGCATCAGGACAACCTCAGCCACGGAACCTTGCAGAAAAGCATGCAATGGATCCAATCCATCGGCCTGGATACGATCCAGGCCCATAACCGATCGGTTTCTGAAGAAGCCTACAAGCTATTTGCTGAACGCAACCTCTTGTTGCCCATCATTCAGGAACGCAGCGAAAAATCATTCCTCATCAACGTGCAGGTTGATCCAGCATGCTATCCGCATATCCAGCAGATGGGCATAAAGTGTTTCCCACGGGGAACCGGCATCCGCATCGGCATACATGTGTACAACGACATCGCAGACATACATCGATTTGTTAATATTTTAGAAAGCATCAAATGAATTACAAAATAGGAGATTTAGTGCGGTTCGTAGATGAACCCATTGAAGGACATATAACAGCATTTTTGGGGAACGACATCGTAGGCGTTACGGACGATACGGGTTTTGAGATCCCCGTTCCACTCAACAAGATTACCTTGGTCCATGGCAACATGCGCACCGAAGAGGACGACGAGCCTGTACAGTCCAATATCCCGATCAAATTCCTGGATAAGGGGATTTACCTCGCCCTGACCGGTGAGCAAAAGGAAGGATTAGTCAAGTTCTTTATCGTCAATGAAACTTCCTTTGAACTGCTTGTCAACGTAACGGAGAGCCAGGGTAGCAAGCGCAACAGCATCTACGCCAATATCGTCCCAGCAAGGGAATACAACCAGATCTATACCGGTAACTTTGCCGCCATCAATAAATGGCCTAGCCTGGAATTCCAAATCCTGCGGACCTCCAGAAAACAGCACAACGCTGTTCCGCCAATAGAGAAAACAATCAAGGTGAAACCCCTAGAACTGATCAATTCCAAGGAACAATTGGAAATTTTGCCGGAGAAGGCTTGGGTCTATGAACTGGATAAAATTGAAGAAAATATCGGCCTGGATAAGTTGAAGGCGCATTTTATTTCGCATAGGCCGAAGTAGACTATGAGATGTGATGGGTGAGATTTGAGATATGAGATAGAAAGGGTGTATGAAGATGGGTAAGATGGGGAAAGGTTTTTGACCAAGTGATTGAAACTATTCCCTTAGCATAAACGTAGACTAATGCTGGTTTCGGCCAAAATGATATTTCATTAAACAAGAAATGGCTATCTTTCGATAGCCATTTCCCATTTCACTTAACTATTAAATTAGGATTCGCGAAATTACTTATTTTCCGTATCCTTCGAAACTTTTCCTTTATTTACTGAAAATAATACCATTAGACCTCCCAGAAGCAACACGCCCCACCCCCATTTTAGATGCAATGTTTTGGCAAGCAGACCATCAATCAATTTCAGTCCGAAGTAATTGTTGATCTGTAGATAGACAAGCACGAATGAAAGTATAATCCAGGCCACCAAAATCCATGCGGAGATGCGGTAGACATTCAATTTACGGATAAAGAAGAACAATACACATACGCCCAAGATGCCGTAGGTAATCATAAACAAGGCGGTATCTACCTGGTACAGATTCCAGTTGGCCTTCAATGGCACTTTCAGGAAGGGGCAGAAAATTGCGGCCAGGAATACAACCATAAATCCGATCAGCGCCAAAGGTTTGTTCAAGGTTCTCATTGTGTTGTTTTTTTGCCAAATATGGGAATTTGTCGGGGAATCGGAAAGGACAATTCGGGGATAAATTTTGCTTTTCCATAAAATCCTGAATGTTTAAACGGTAATCTTTATCATTTATTGGACATATTAATTATGATTGTCGTCACATTAATTTCAACAAAACCCACGCAGAACGCTACAAACCAAGTATTTAACATTATTTTAACATTATTTATAATCGTTCTAAATTCACTGTATTGACAGATTTTTGACAATACCAACGTGCATTTCATCTACATTTGCAGAACAAAATTATTGGAGAAATAATTAGGCTTTGAAGAATTTAAAAGTTATAGCGTTTACCCATAAGCACGTTGATCTAAAGGATTTGGGGAATTTGGTTATATGCAACGAAGAGTTGGATAACCGCCTGATTAACCTTAAAAACAATTTAGACATCCCGGAGATATTCTATATCGGTACGTGTAACCGTGTAGAATTTGTGTTCTATGGGCCGCATGAACTATCCGATGATTTTGTAGTCCAATTTTTGGATAGCATGAATTTCTGCGTCCCAGCAGAGCGTATGCAGTGCTATCTAGGTCAAGTGAATCGTTATGCTGGTGTCGACGCACTAAATCACCTCTTCCGCACCTCCTGTTCCATGGAGAGCTTGGTGGTTGGGGAGAAGGAAATCCTAGCGCAGGTACGTCGTGCTTACGACCGTTGCAAAGCTGCCGGATTTACGGGCGACTTTCTGCGTCTGATGATGGACCGCTTGGTAAAGACTGCCAAGGAAGTCTATACCTTCACGAACATTTCCCGCAACCCGATTTCCGTAGTTTCCCTAGCGTACCGCAAACTGCGCGAAGTGAAACTTCAGGACAACCCACGGATTTTAGTGATCGGTTCGGGAGAGACCAACCAGAACTTGGCAAAATACCTGAAGAAACATAAATACAGCAATTTCACCATCTTCAACAGAACGGTTGCCAATGCGCAACCCCTGGCTGCAGAACTGGGCGCTCAGGTATATCCTTTGAGCGAGCTGAAAAACTATAAAAAGGGGTTTGATGTCATGATCACCTGTACAGGTGCTCCTGAAGCCATCATCCACGAGGATCTTTACGAATCCCTATTGCAAGGTGAGGATGACAAGAAGGTCATCGTCGATCTTGCGATCCCGAATGATATCGATGCAGCGGTTATCGCAAAGCACCCGATCCACTACATCGAGGTGAGCAGCCTGCAGCAGATCGCCGAGAAAAACATCCAAGAACGCTACGCGGAACTGGAGAATGCCGAGAAGATCATCGAGCAGAACATCAAAGAATTCCTTCCTATTTTAAAGCAGCGCCGCGTGGAAGTTGCCATGAAAGAAGTCCCTGAGAAGATCAAGGAAATCCGTTCCATGGCCATGACCGAGGTGTTCGCAAATGAATTGGAGCAACTGGATCCCGAAGCACGTGAAGTGCTGAACAAAGTCATCAACTATATGGAAAAGAAATACATTAAAGTTCCTATGGTTATGGCCAAAGAGATCCTGGTGAAATCCACGGAATCCGAAAGCAATTAAGGTTTAAATTTTCTTAAAATTTGATGATTCTGACAATAAAACGTCAGAATTAAGAGGCTATTTCCGTAAATTTGCCTCCGAAATATTCATATGTAAATCTTTGAACGTGAACAGAAAACTAATTATTGGTACCCGAGGCAGTGAATTGGCATTGTGGCAAGCTAATTTTGTTAAGGATCGATTAGCTGAAATTTCAGTAGAAGCCGAACTTAAAATCATTAAAACCCAAGGTGACATCATTCAACACCTCCGCCTCGACAAATTGGAAGGCAAAGGTTTCTTTACCAAGGAATTGGAAGAGGAATTGCTATCCGGCCAAATTGACCTGGCTGTTCACTCACACAAAGATCTACCAACCGTAAACCCACCGGGACTTATCATCGCTGCCGTTTCAGAAAGGGAAGATCCAGCTGAACTGTTGATCGTCCATAAGGATTGTGTCGATATCAGCAAACGCCTATCCCTGAAGCACAGCGCGAATGTCGGAACCTCATCCAACCGTAGAAAGGCACAATTGCTTTCCCTACGCCCAGATTTGGACTTCGATGACCTTCGTGGAAATCTACAGACCCGTGTACAGAAACTCAGGGATGAGAAATACGACGCCATCGTATTGGCGAAGGCCGGCATCTCCAGGATCAACATGGACCTTTCGGACTTCCACTTGGAGGAAATCCCCGCAGTGGAGGTTGTCCCTGCACCTGCACAGGGCGTATTAGCGATTCAAATCCGTGAATCCGACCAGGAATTGTTCGATGTCCTGCAGCAGATCCATAACAAAGAAGTCGCTGAAGCCATTTCCGTGGAACGCAAGGTATTGAACCTCTTCGATGGCGGATGCCACGCCCCATTGGGTAGCTACTGCCGGAAGAAAGATGGTAAATTCCAATCCTGGACTTCCATTGCCGATACAAACGAGGACTTCCCGGACCGTATCTTTATGGAATCTGAAACAACGGAAGGCATGGCTGAAAAGATCTTTGCCAAATACAGCAAAGACCGCAAATTGCCAGCTTCGGTATTCATCACCCGGGATTTGGATGAGAACTCCTACCTGGCCCGATTCCTGAACAAGCACAATATTCAGGTGGATGCGCGTTCATTGATTCGCATTTTCCCGACCATCAATAAATTGGACTCCTTTATCCTTAAACGTGCCGATTGGATTTTCTTCAACAGCAAGAATGCCATTGAGCACTTCTTCAAGTTGGAACCGTGGATCCTGAAAAAGACAAAGATCGCCGTTTTGGGAAGAGGATCTGAGGATACCCTCCGCAAGTTTAACCGCGTTGCCGACTTCTCGGGCGACAACCTTGGTATTGACACCGAAGGAATCGCACAGGAGT is a genomic window containing:
- the rbfA gene encoding 30S ribosome-binding factor RbfA — its product is MGTESKRQQRFAGVIQQDLAEMFQREGGAWAPGAFITVTRVRVTPDLAIARVYLSFLNTKTAKADLDNIKSKSNEIRYKLGTRIKNQARIVPQLEFFLDDTNEYVEHMDKIFDEISKEPRQPE
- the aat gene encoding leucyl/phenylalanyl-tRNA--protein transferase, translated to MIFQLDENELVFPHPSLADEDGLLAVGGDLRTERLLLAYENAIFPWYSEDTPILWYAPHDRFVLYPQRLKISKSMQQVLRSRKFRVSCDTAFDRVIQYCASVSRKDQDGTWIVDDMQQAYSKLHREGFAHSIEVWQGEELVGGLYGVQVGKVFCGESMFSLVSNASKVALIFLAQRFGLELIDCQIPSEHLERMGAETISQKEYLHILEQQENQPYAFQAAL
- a CDS encoding aminotransferase class V-fold PLP-dependent enzyme, coding for MHFKPHFNIADDITYLNTPGNGLLPKDSLNWRQEWEQEFFDSRTDLRDKQVDFLANVKKTVASFFTSHVENTYLLPNFSFGYSTLIDLLPRDFRYVVLADEYPSLQYPIISRGLEHITVPVTVDVEEKLEAEIQRSHPDVLILSLVQYISGLKINLDFFKRIKQAYPDLVIIADGTQFLGTEPFNFQESGIDALGGSGYKWLLSGFGNGFMLLSEKLRSLLEDLLIGRPKPTVAMWQHKSVLDTFFEPGHQDNLSHGTLQKSMQWIQSIGLDTIQAHNRSVSEEAYKLFAERNLLLPIIQERSEKSFLINVQVDPACYPHIQQMGIKCFPRGTGIRIGIHVYNDIADIHRFVNILESIK
- the hemA gene encoding glutamyl-tRNA reductase encodes the protein MKNLKVIAFTHKHVDLKDLGNLVICNEELDNRLINLKNNLDIPEIFYIGTCNRVEFVFYGPHELSDDFVVQFLDSMNFCVPAERMQCYLGQVNRYAGVDALNHLFRTSCSMESLVVGEKEILAQVRRAYDRCKAAGFTGDFLRLMMDRLVKTAKEVYTFTNISRNPISVVSLAYRKLREVKLQDNPRILVIGSGETNQNLAKYLKKHKYSNFTIFNRTVANAQPLAAELGAQVYPLSELKNYKKGFDVMITCTGAPEAIIHEDLYESLLQGEDDKKVIVDLAIPNDIDAAVIAKHPIHYIEVSSLQQIAEKNIQERYAELENAEKIIEQNIKEFLPILKQRRVEVAMKEVPEKIKEIRSMAMTEVFANELEQLDPEAREVLNKVINYMEKKYIKVPMVMAKEILVKSTESESN
- the hemC gene encoding hydroxymethylbilane synthase produces the protein MNRKLIIGTRGSELALWQANFVKDRLAEISVEAELKIIKTQGDIIQHLRLDKLEGKGFFTKELEEELLSGQIDLAVHSHKDLPTVNPPGLIIAAVSEREDPAELLIVHKDCVDISKRLSLKHSANVGTSSNRRKAQLLSLRPDLDFDDLRGNLQTRVQKLRDEKYDAIVLAKAGISRINMDLSDFHLEEIPAVEVVPAPAQGVLAIQIRESDQELFDVLQQIHNKEVAEAISVERKVLNLFDGGCHAPLGSYCRKKDGKFQSWTSIADTNEDFPDRIFMESETTEGMAEKIFAKYSKDRKLPASVFITRDLDENSYLARFLNKHNIQVDARSLIRIFPTINKLDSFILKRADWIFFNSKNAIEHFFKLEPWILKKTKIAVLGRGSEDTLRKFNRVADFSGDNLGIDTEGIAQEFAKLVDGQTVLIPRAEGSLKTIQKALTENTKVIDMTIYETVIEENVDKSNAEVLIFTSPSNVEAYFRENLADPDQKIICIGHSTAKAIAELGLKYSLPYTPDEIGLAEAVFGLDY